A stretch of DNA from Plantibacter sp. Leaf314:
ACGGGCATCGCGGGTGCGCCCCTCCTCGGCTTCGTCTTCGCCATCGGGTGGACCCCCTGCCTCGGTCCCACGCTCACCGCGATCAGCGCCCTCTCGCTCTCCGGCGGCTCCGCCTGGCGAGGCGCCCTCCTCGGCCTGTTCTACTGCCTCGGCCTCGGCATCCCCTTCCTCCTCGTCGCGCTCGGACTCGGTTGGGTCACGGGGTCGCTGGCGTTCCTCAAACGGCACATCCGCACGATCAACATCGTCGGCGGCGTGCTCCTCATCGTGATCGGCGTGTTGATGGTCTCTGGTCTCTGGTCCGCATGGATGTACTCGTTGCAGGGGGTGATGAGCGGCCTTGTCACGCCCCTCTGATCACATCGATTCCGTCGCCCCGGCTCCGGCCGACGGCGTGAACCAGCCGAAGCTCGGCTTCGTCGGGTGGCTCCGGTTCTTCTGGCGCCAGCTCACGAGCATGCGCACGGCGCTCTTCCTGCTCCTCCTCCTCGCGATCGCCGCGGTCCCCGGCTCGCTCGTGCCGCAGCGGTCGAGCGACCCGAACGGTGTCACGCAGTACTTCACCGACAACCCGGACCTCGCGCCGATCCTCGACAAGGTCCAGGCCTTCGACGTCTACAGTTCGGCGTGGTTCTCCGCGATCTACCTCCTGCTGTTCATCTCGCTCATCGGTTGTGTGATCCCGCGGACGAAGCACCACTGGCAGGCACTCCGGTCCCGCCCGCCCCGCACGCCGGCGCGCCTGTCCCGGCTCTCCGCGTTCGAGCGCCGCAGTGACGACAGCGGGGCGACCCCCACCGAGCTCATCGACGACGCGACGAAGCAGCTGAAGCGGCAGGGCTACCGGGTCGAACGCTACGACGCCGAGGGCTCCGCTTCCGTATCGGCCGAGCGCGGCTTCCTCCGTGAGACCGGCAACCTCGTCTTCCACTCGGCGCTCGTCGGCATCCTCGTGACGGTCGGCTTCGGCGGCGGCTTCGGGTTCTCCGGGCAGCGGGTCCTCGTCGAGGGACAGACCTTCGTCAACACCCTGCTCGACTACGACTCCTTCAACCCGGGCCGCTTCTTCAACGAGTCGGAACTCGCGCCGTACAAGCTGACGCTCGACGAGTTCGGCGTGACGTACGAGACCGAGAACCTCGACGCCTACGGTCAGGCGATCGACTACCGCGCCAAGGTCACCGCGACCTCACCCGGTGGGAAGCCGCAGGACGCGACGATCAAGGTCAACGACCCGCTGCGGTTCGAGGGCACCGACGTGTACCTCCTCGGCAACGGCTACGCGCCGACGATCACGGTCCGCGACCCGGAGGGCAAGGTCGTCTTCAGCGACTCGATCCCGTTCCTCCCGCAGGACGCGCAGCTCACCTCGCTCGGCATCGTCAAGATCCCGGACGGTCTGGCCGAGCAGCTCGGCATGATCGGCTTCTTCTACCCGACGCAGGCCGCGTCCAAGCCGCCGTTCTTCTCCTCGTACCCCGACCTCGCGTACCCGGTGTTGACGCTCAACGTCTACTCCGGCGACCTCGGCATCAACGCCGGCGCT
This window harbors:
- a CDS encoding cytochrome c biogenesis protein ResB, which gives rise to MSRPSDHIDSVAPAPADGVNQPKLGFVGWLRFFWRQLTSMRTALFLLLLLAIAAVPGSLVPQRSSDPNGVTQYFTDNPDLAPILDKVQAFDVYSSAWFSAIYLLLFISLIGCVIPRTKHHWQALRSRPPRTPARLSRLSAFERRSDDSGATPTELIDDATKQLKRQGYRVERYDAEGSASVSAERGFLRETGNLVFHSALVGILVTVGFGGGFGFSGQRVLVEGQTFVNTLLDYDSFNPGRFFNESELAPYKLTLDEFGVTYETENLDAYGQAIDYRAKVTATSPGGKPQDATIKVNDPLRFEGTDVYLLGNGYAPTITVRDPEGKVVFSDSIPFLPQDAQLTSLGIVKIPDGLAEQLGMIGFFYPTQAASKPPFFSSYPDLAYPVLTLNVYSGDLGINAGAPKSVYALDVDDMKQLTGGDTGVESIELSPGQITDLPNGLGTVSFDNVAANPSTENYAGSVKRFASFDVHHDPTQLWVLAFAILALSGLITSLFVARRRVWVKAVAGADGTVSLEYAGLARGEDPGLEAAVEAIAEAHSPTPVPSEPEGRIAP